DNA sequence from the Dreissena polymorpha isolate Duluth1 chromosome 3, UMN_Dpol_1.0, whole genome shotgun sequence genome:
TTCTTCTGTTACGTTCCCGTCTTTTCTCCAAGGATTTCTTGCTGTAAACATTCTCTTTTCCTTTGTTGAGGTCAGGGGCTCTAAGTCTGTGGATGCAAAGTACAAAGCAAGTTTAGCCATTGTCTAATCTTATTCTAGCAcaggttttcattttttaaatgtgctTATTTATTTCTTACAAAGTTTTCATTAAAATCCAATAAATGTGCATTTAAATAGCCACATGAATGTACAAACATTCCTTAATGTCTAAGACACGTGTATTTCAATAAGCTAAAACAAACGAGTGTTGCAGGATTCTGTACATGCTTGTCAGTTCTACTTTAAGATGCCATTATTATGTCATGATTTATGTCAATTTCTTGCAAAGTGTATATCTTTGTATTGCAATCAATACAATTGTTTGAGATACTCTATATTGCTGatatatataatgaaacaatattatggAAGAATTAAAACATACAGTAGGGTTTAAATGGAACCTGCCTATGGTACactaaaatacattaaacaaacatACGGTATCTAAGTGTATACTTCTATGGACCTAAGGACTCAAATTCCCTTTAAAGGTGCCAATAGCTTCTTTTACTTCAATAGTTATTCAAAAAAGCTTATAAATACTATTAAATGCTAATAAATGTAAAACTATAAATAAACACTATGCCtcattcataaaatattgaataacaagctaatttgttaaaatgatatctCTTTCAAAATTTTGTTTGTGGATAGGTGCAAATACCGTTATATATGGTATAAACATTATTACAGGGTGTTATTTTTATGAATAGCAATTCACATCATTGATatacatgaagtttcatgttgaaatcttgtagcgtatctaAGATATAGCCATGAatagttacatcatacaacaagagatgtcaccataggatgacttatgccccctataaacgcttgatagattattatgagcttttttcgaaacctaaacgcagatttcgaaacctaaacacggacccttagttcaaggtcaaggtcacaggggtcaaaatttttgtgcatatggaaaggcatatccatatacacatgcatacaaaatatgaaggttatatctcaagggacataaaagtaatgagcatttttcgaaacctaaccgcagatttcgaaacctaaacgcggacctaaagttcaacgtcaaggtcacaggggtcaaaatttttgtgcgtatggaaaggccttgtccatacacacataaatatcaaatatgaaggttacatctcaaggaacatagaagttatgagcatttttcgaaacctaaacgcaaagtgtgacggaaagacggacggacagttcgatcactatatgccctcctaccggtggtcataaaaacaagaaaGGGTAACaactcttagttaagaaagtgtagggttatgtttcttgtgcatggcacttctttccattgatttctacacacccatgtTGAAATGGTTTATAGTTTCTGATaaatagccctgaaaagttacatcatacaaaaccaagaaagggcaataactcttattaaagaaaatgaaggattatggttcttaagcatggcacttctcattAATATCAATTTACCCAAGAAGTACCATGTTTAAGTCTTGCatgatatagccctgaaaagttttatcaaataaaaaaacaaagggcaataactctaatttaagaaagtgaagggttatggttcttgtgcatggcacttctcctcactGATACCTCACcagaaaaaaaagtttcattttgaaatagTGTATTGTATcagagatatagccctgaaaataGACAGCATACAAAAATAGCCAAATGCAATAGCTCTTATTTAGGAAAGTGATAGGTTATGGTTCTTATTCACGGCACTTCccctcattgatatatattaacCCATGATGTTTCATGTTAATGTCTTCTATAGTTTCTGTAATATGGCCTTAAAAGGCTTTGTGATAAACAGATGGATAGACTTACGGACGAACAATACCAATACTATATTTCTATGTCTTTGGCAGGGGATACTAACTCagttttaaattttgaaacaGTTCACACATACACATTTGTTTAATAGAGATATAGAGTATGAGTACCtgaagaaacaagagctgtcaccaaatGATGACTTATGCCCCTATAACTACATGAAAgaaattatgagcttttttcaaaacctaaatgcagatttccaaacctaaacgcggaccctaaggtcaaggtcacaggggtcaaaatttgtgtgcgtatggaaaggccttgtccatatacacatgcatgccaaatatgaaatgctatctgaagcgacataaaagttatgagcatttttcgaaacctaaacacgaagtgtgacggacagacagacattccgatcactatatgccctcgaATTCGAGGGCATAAAAAGCAAGTTTAAaaccaatttaaaaataatttgtaaatttgAAGTGTTCTACTGACCTTCGTTTCACACCAGCGTCCTTTTGCTTGCTGGGATGACAATTTGAGGGTTGCTGACATCTTGCATAGCTAACCAACATTGTTTTCTTGATTGGCGTGACCTCGTCATCAGTTGCTGTCAGGTCTATGATGCTTCTATTCAGAGACTTTCCAACTGATGTAGAAAGTTCAGTATacatatgtataaatatgtaacTACATGGCAACAATAGGAGCAATAAATTATGTTTGGttaaatacatttgattttattcagtATTTTTATATCCCATCCAATTGACCACATGCCGGTATTAAAATGCTTACCTGATTGGCCCCCGTTGTTTTCTTCGCCAGTGTATGACCATGATCCATCCATTGCAAAAGTCACATCTGTCACTACCTCTGGGACAGCAGTCAGGATCTGTTGGAACAACCTGCCAACACAGCAACCATATCAACAATCAAAAGGATATTTTAGAAGTATGCTTcaacatatttcattttagtaATGGGCCCCAATCTTAAATCAGGCATGTTTATTGATAGTAGAGCATTCAGACTAGTTAAAATGACCTTTGATAAATGAATCATGCTGCATGGTGGATTACACACAATATACAAGTCATGTATGCAACACATGTGCTCGTTTCCAGCTATAGGAGGAAAACAACATTGAACATTAAATATACAGTTATATTTGTTTGGAAAATCATTACATAACACTTCTTGcaatgtattttgcaatatttataatCAGTCTTTGTGCAAATATGTGGAGATATGCCAGGCCCTTGATTGTTATCAATCAAAAACAATTCCAAATTGTAATTGACCATTACAACTTATCATTGTGCTCACTTTAGCTTACAGTGTAACACTATATGAAGTATTACTTGTTAGGTAGTTCTTAACATCATTCTGTGTAAccaataacttttttaaagacTTACGCATCAATATAgatggttgtcattttgacaggcTTGTCACACAGCGGACATTTTGCAGTAGGACGGTGCATTATCAGGCCCAAAACTGTCACTACATCCATGCACTGAACATGGGTGCAATGTTCACCCCGACAGGGAGTCACTAGACGGGACTTGCCAATCTGGAACAAGAAAGTCCCAGCATGCATCATAAGAAATTGATTATCAAATATGCAACTATAACAATTACTATTTACTATAATCAATTACTCAGgcacatacatttttattaatgttgttgcgtggcattaaatattttaattttaaggcAAAATTGAAACCCACTGAAattagtattttaattacaaaCACTCCCATAAGCAATTGTcgtataaacaattattaaaagatttttttttaagtctttATATGAAGATTCTAtgctattttttactttaacaagaaatgtgtttgtcagaaacactatgtccccttctgcgccgctttgatttttttttaacctttgaccttgaaggatgaccttgacctttcaccaatcaaaatgtgcggctccacgagatacatatgcatgccaaatatcaagttggtatcttcagtattgcaaaagtattcataaaatgagcgattttggccacaaatatttgacctctgaccttgaaggatgaccttgacctttctccactcaaaatgtgcggctccatgagatacccatgcatgccaaatatcaagttgctatctccaatattggaaaggtattcataaaatgagcgattttggccacatatatttgacctctgaccttgaaggatgaccttgaactttcaccactcaaaatgtgcagctccatgagatacacatgcatgccaaatatcaagttgctatcttgaatattgaaatactgcaaaagtgtacattaaatgagcgatttagacccatatatttgacctttgaccttgaaggatgaccttgaccttgcaccactcaaaatgtgcagctccatgagatacacatgcgtgccaaatatcaagttgctatcttcaatattgcaaaagtactcataaaatgagtgattttggccacatatatttgacctctgaccttgaagaatgaccttgacctttcaccactcaaaatgtgcagctccatgagatacacatgcatgccaaatatcaagttgctatattgaatattgaaataatgcaaaagtgtatattaaatgagcgattttgacccatatatttgacctttgacattgaatgatgaccttgaccttttaccactcaaaatgcgcaacTCCAtcagatacatatgcatgccaaatatcaagttgctatcttcaatatagcaaaagttattgcaaatgttaaagttggcgcaaaccaaccaaaagaccaacagaccaaccaaccaacagacagggcaaaaacaatatgtctctcagtatatactgggggacataaaaatcatcaCATTATGGCCACTTACTGGACAGATAAGGCTGGCTTTCAGACTAGTAGTTGAGACCTCGCTATCCTCTGCATCAGTGAAGCTCTTCTTGACTGAAAACCAAATTTAtcagttatgtttatttttatgatagcTTTAAAGTTTAAATTCCAATCCGCTAAACCTGTTTCAATTTATAGAAGACTTTAAGAATTATTCTAACTGCAACTATTTTTTCTTATTAGTTAGAAGTAAATCAACTTCACCTTAAtggttttgatttaaaataagtattttttatttcatgcgcTGGTCTCAAGTTTCTCTCTAAATATACTAGTTTATCACAAATACTGTAGatacattttaaccctttcagcgctggaaccaaattttaaaggcctttgcaaacagtttgaatccagatgagatgccacagaatgtggagtttcatcaggatccaaacagtttgctattctgataaaaatctttgaaaaaaaatcgaagaaaatgctaattttagaaattcagcagacaacattttagcagacgtcaaatttcccagcatgcaaagggttaattattgtttgttataCAAGTGATGTATGGATAGTGTTTAGTGCACCAGATCTAACTTTATgttgtaattaattatttatacactaaaacaagatgtgtttgtgaaacacaatgtccccctatatgatgtttgaccttgaaggatgaccttgacccttcaccactcaaaatgtgcagctccatgagatacacatgcatgtcaaatataaaattgctagcttcaatattgcagaagttacataacatgagcaattttgacccatatatttgaccttgaaggatgaccttgacctttcaccactcaaaatgtgcagcttcatgagatacacatgcatgccaaatatcaagttgctatcttcaatattgcaaaagtattcataaaataagcgatttgggccacatatatttgacctctgaccttgaagggtgaccttgacctttcaccactcaaaatgtgcagctccataaggtacacatgcatgccaaatatcaagttgctatcttcaatattgcaaaagtattcataaaataagcgatttgggccacatatatttgacctctgaccttgaaggatgaccttcacctttcaccactcaaaaatgtgcagcttcatgagatacgcatgcatgccaaatatcaagttgctatcttcaatattgcaaaagtatttataaaatgtgcgattttggccacatatatttgacctctgaccttgaaggatgaccttgacctttcaccactcaaaatgtgcagctccatgagatacacatgcatgccaaatatcaagttgctatattcaatatagcaaaagttattgcaaaatgttaaagttggtgcaaaccgacagaccaaccaaccaaccaaccaacagatcaaccaaccaacagacagggcaaaaacaatatgtcccccacttttttttttttaaatcagagtttatttacaggtcccatatgtcccccactactatagtgggagacataaaaagGGTTAACATGGTCTGAGGCTGCTCACATTAGTTTTAGGAGGATCATAATGGAACGTGAGAACATTTTGCATTATTGCACAAACCAGAGAACATTTATTTCAGAATCATTTTTAAATTCTGCCAGTGGCACGTgaaatataatattcaaatttaaaggGATTTAAATTTGTGAAAAGTGAAATTGTTGGCTGATGATTCTCACTGATTTGCTTTGGCCTTTCATCATTTACTTCCATCTGTTTGACCCTTCGACTTATAGCAGCACTAATACTGATGCTGCCTCTCTTCTCCCAACCCACAATCTGACAGCCTGGTGAGTCCATTTGGATACTGGAAAACTATAATTATCCTATTTAAGCAATTATTTTCCATACAAAGAAGACATTTATCActgtctaaataataaataaacaatacagtcAAAAAGTCTTGATTCTCAGTAAACCACTTTATTTCAAGTTCTGATTACAATAGCAAAGATAAGTGCAAGAATCctgttacaaattattattccCTAAAATGTTTTTGTATATCTTACATGCAGCTAAAACTCCTATGCATCAGAAATCTCAATCATTGATTGGCTGATTAAGCTGATAAACAATATTCAGGACTGTCTGATAATCAATAAGtaatatatttaatgaaagtcCGCTTTTATTGTGCCTTTTTTAGAAATgttttagtatgtttattttaaaactgttCTAAAATCACTTTCATTGCAGAGATGAAACTAAAGATGAAACCTCTGCATTTTGCCAAGACACATGTGCCTTCTGGCTCATAAGTGCCCCATTCTGATGTGCCTTCTGGCTCATAAGTGCCCCATTCTGATGTGCCTTCTGGCTCATAAGTGCCCCATTCTGATGTGCCTTCTGGCTCATAAGTGCCCCATTCTGATGTGCCTTCTGGCTCATAAGTGCCCCATTCTGATGTGCCTTCTGGCTCATAAGTGCCCCATTCTGACAATTGATGTCAACATATGAAAAGTCATgccaaaatgtgttttattttagatGTGACCAGCGTAGCAGTAGACTAGTCTGTCCATGTGCATTGATCATATTGACTAATTTGGTAGCAAATGCTTATCAAAAATACAAGTATTTGGAACAGCAAACTTAGAATTAAAATGACCCAATGCTATTTagaattttattgaaataaagtaCTAAAttgagtttcatgaaaatctgctACACAATGTTGAATCAGTTACCTTGACAAAATCATTAGCAAGCAGTCAGCCCAATAAAATATATGAGGCCAAAAGTTAAATCAAACACAATTCAAGATGGACAGTAATAATAATCGTCATTTATTATTTGAGATTATGTTACCAGTATTCTTAATGTGTTACAGTTGACAGAGTTGTAACTCTTAACAATGAACTAGTTAACAGTATATGTCAAAATAAGCTTTGTCCATTTGTGAGGGAAATAATGCTTATGATGGAGACTCTTACCGGAAAATAACTATTTACAATTAATCATCATTATGGAtcagtcagtggttcgagcctattttaaatttcaaactttaaaacatgccaaaatctgtgaatacCAGTTCGAGTCTCATGCAAGTTTCACATTAAAAAATCTTAAGGTATAAAAACATGTTGATAAATGAATCAGTGCACATAATGTCCATACACATTGCTTTACACAATTCTACATCAATACATGTAAGTAACATTCAACTgaataacaattatatttttttaagttaacttaCTCACCAGTCTATTGCCCAGAaataaaatcccattaaaacaCAGCATCTAGTTTCAAGTATCAATAGATTCTATAAGTTTATATATTCATGTACTGTTACCAAAGTCAAACATACTACATGAGACTGtgacaaacatgtttttaattatgAGCATGTGTTAATAAGCGTTTATTTACACCTCCTAACTGATAAAGCAATTTTTTATGTAGTATATAACACATTTTGTAATTATTATCTCacacaatattcatttaaataagttGTATTCAATTATCAGGTATTTACTTACATGTTTGTGTAGCAAATGCTTAGCATCAAActcttttaataattaattatttctttaaaaaatataaatatgttctttgatgtttaacattattttaaatacaggCAAATTCCCATTATCTTAGACTGAAGGGATTATAATCCCTATACATAAGAAGGTTGATAAATCTGACCTTAGTAATTATAGAGGCTTCACCTTATTAAGTAACTTCGCAAAGTTGTTACATGTGTACTCAACCAGCGAAAAATAACAACATGGTGTGAAATAAACAATGTTATATCTGACGCGCAGTTTGGGTTTAGAAAAGGCAGGTCAACAATAGATGCGGTTTTCATACTCCAttcaattattcaaaaatatgttaatatgaataaacgattgtattgttgtttcaTAGATATGAAACGTTGCTTTGattctatatatttaaatgcactgtGGTTAAAGTTATACAAGTCCAATTTGGACGGCAAAATATTGCGCATAATACGCAATATGTATCAGTCGGTCAAAGCATGTGTTAGACATTGTAACACATATTGGGAGTATTTTAATATAGCAATCGGACTAAGACAGGGGGAGATAACATCGCCGATCCTTTTTTCTCTTTTCATGGACgatcttgaaatatttttacaaaatagacaaaatgctggaataaatatacaagacatatgtttaattctacttctgtttgcagacgatatggtGTTCATAGGTGAAACGCCGGAAGATCTACAGCAGTCTATCGACTGCTTATAAGAAAACGAAAACATAGACATTGTAAACGATTTAATATATCTGGGTGTAACACTTAATTATACAGGGAACTTTAATCTCAATACTAATACTTTGCAAGGTAAGGGCTTAAAAGCACTCAACGTATTGTTATCCAACCTGAAAACTTATAGTTGTAAACCAAAGGTAGCTTTgcagttatttgatgcttttgtgTCTTCAATTATCACATACTCGTGTGAAATATGGGGTTTCTCAAAGTGTAGCGAGTTGGAAAAATTGCACCTTAAATTCTGCAAAGCTGTTCTTGGTATCAGAAAATCAACCTCAAGTGTAGCCGTTTACGGTGAACTTGGTAGATACCCGTTGTATATGTACAGATATGTACGTATTGTAaagtattggtttaaaataactagaaGCGAAAACATTATATTACGATACATATTGGAAGATGGTCTAATAGCCGTAAATGATAATAAATTGAACTGGTTTGGGAGGGTTAGGGAATTACTATCTAAATacggatttaattatgtttggtcTAATAACTCACAAAGCAATGAGATTAATTTATTGTCTTAGTTTAAACAGAGAGTTATCGACGAATACTTACAAGAGTGGAATCGAGATATTAATGATAATAGGGTACTAATTGTATACAAagcaattaaaacaacattttcttttaaacaatatttagagACGATTGTTTCAAGAAATTTTAGAAAAGCGATTACAAAAATACGCATCTGTGCACATAACCTGAGAATACAGACTGGAAGATATGATAGATTAGAACAAAACTTGCGACTCTGCCAATTATGTGATAGTAATGAaatagaagacgaataccactttttgttgaaatgttctaaatttgCCCAAATTAGAGAAAACTACATTAAAACCTATTATAGTcagacctagtatgttcaaactCACAATATTATTaactacagaaaataaaaatgaaatgcttAATTTAGGGAAGTTGATTTCAGAAGCACTCAAGATTTGCAATTGCTATACCAATAATAATGTatgatttattcaatgtattagttttatagtttaaaatgtatattaaatactATATGACATCgtgttatatgttatatttgaacatgtattgtaTATGATGATACAGATGTTGCATtcatattaattatatgtattatccaGTACTGTTTCGATACCTGATTTTGTGAGTGCGATTCGAATGTATAATGTGTGCTCCTTCCaaagtataattattgttatatttcgaaattaaaattattgatatattttactgATTATAGACTATGCTGATGTATTATTATACAAGTTCaactattatttgtaattgtgCGGTTGCTACTTAAATTTTATGTGGTTTGGATGCGCACTATTATATTCTATACTCCTTCaaattacaattaatgttttaccTTAATGATTATAAAAGTAGTAAAAAGCATCCATATGTAGAAATATACACTGTTAACGTGATTTATAACGAGTTTTGTTCAAGTATCTGTAAAGTTCATCCATAActatatttttacatttctacTAAATCCACTTACTAAATTCatgtattttgtgttattgtttttgtttaacactagaaactgaaaatttatgtgtaataaaattctgttctgttctgatgtTACCTTCATTATTTGAGTTTAAAGCTTTTGCATCTCagataagaaaaacataaaaatatacacaaaagaaTATAATATTGAGAATAGctgaaacaatataaaaaatcttTACGTGGGGAAAGGGCCGACCTTTAATTTTTCGGGGAAAAAAATCTTTAAACTGAAAAAGGGAATACATTTGCCGCAGTATAGCTAAGCTTGAAATTTGGGGTAAAAAATGCATCATTTTAATCTACATCTACATGGTACTGCTATACAATCATTGAACGATTATCAGAAGCAGGCGGGGATTAATGAGGGGAATGGGGCATTTCTCTTGCTAGAGAAGGAAAAAAAGCCTGATGGTACAAATTGTCCAGCGGCCAAAACCACCCATTCCATTTCCCCTTCTATCCCACTGTGTGACAAACCATAGTAGCGACCACAAAGGCCATACCTTAGTTAGAATGACTTTAAGCCACCTGGCTGGTAATTGAACTTGGTCTAGATATTATTCCTATAAACATTatcacaaagtttcatgatcaatcCGCTTTAAACTGTTTATGTTAATGAGctattaaaaacattttcttgGACGTCGATTAAACGACCACTtgctgccccgccccctgacaaCTTGCTTTTCACCTCCTGCCAAAGTAGTCCATATaaatggactcccagagcctttgatgatttttgctatgGCCGCTcaaagcagcccattgggctatgaagcttagagttgaattattgcaactacctgCCAAAGGTGTTCACATTATattccatgttttttttaaacaggcgTTCAAAAATTAAACTGTTGTTGAGACTTGTTAAAGTTATACTTATTTAAGTTAATGTAAGATAAGGTATAGAAAGCCAACATCagtgtattaaatattataataaaatagaaTATCACAACATTAATGCACAAGTCTTTGGGTaaaatgcatgttcctaaagtcagggacctatacaaccaatgtttgtataggtccctgctaaAGTGCATAAGCTAGATTTTGTTTAGAATCGACTTGCTTAGACCCTGGGTTATATCTGACACACGGGGTTTATCGGACAACCACAAAAAGTCGAATTTTTACATACAAAACGATCTTGCAATCACCGTTTGATCTTTGTTTACATTCTACAAATACGTTTTCATAGAATTATGTAACCAATCATCCGATTGGGTGATTGAATAAATCGGCGATTTTGATTGGAAGATGCGAGTTC
Encoded proteins:
- the LOC127871421 gene encoding uncharacterized protein LOC127871421 isoform X2, encoding MLCFNGILFLGNRLFSSIQMDSPGCQIVGWEKRGSISISAAISRRVKQMEVNDERPKQIIKKSFTDAEDSEVSTTSLKASLICPIGKSRLVTPCRGEHCTHVQCMDVVTVLGLIMHRPTAKCPLCDKPVKMTTIYIDALFQQILTAVPEVVTDVTFAMDGSWSYTGEENNGGQSVGKSLNRSIIDLTATDDEVTPIKKTMLVSYARCQQPSNCHPSKQKDAGVKRRLRAPDLNKGKENVYSKKSLEKRRERNRRNTNKPYSRQDDLFSIRGDDHHGGSRDYNRKYTTKSNERRTNQYFASVKSDESWSNSYKGSYFDTDYAYESCSQHFRGDRDYYTRSVCYDDYDNEFPSYSSRSSFRSTYTAASERLHLRYFPGDRYDNPQCYNEGSYRRRNHNQLPDDLYDYNAYY
- the LOC127871421 gene encoding uncharacterized protein LOC127871421 isoform X1: MSQKAHQNGALMSQKAHQNGALMSQKAHQNGALMSQKAHQNGALMSQKAHQNGALMSQKAHVSWQNAEFSSIQMDSPGCQIVGWEKRGSISISAAISRRVKQMEVNDERPKQIIKKSFTDAEDSEVSTTSLKASLICPIGKSRLVTPCRGEHCTHVQCMDVVTVLGLIMHRPTAKCPLCDKPVKMTTIYIDALFQQILTAVPEVVTDVTFAMDGSWSYTGEENNGGQSVGKSLNRSIIDLTATDDEVTPIKKTMLVSYARCQQPSNCHPSKQKDAGVKRRLRAPDLNKGKENVYSKKSLEKRRERNRRNTNKPYSRQDDLFSIRGDDHHGGSRDYNRKYTTKSNERRTNQYFASVKSDESWSNSYKGSYFDTDYAYESCSQHFRGDRDYYTRSVCYDDYDNEFPSYSSRSSFRSTYTAASERLHLRYFPGDRYDNPQCYNEGSYRRRNHNQLPDDLYDYNAYY
- the LOC127871421 gene encoding uncharacterized protein LOC127871421 isoform X3; protein product: MDFSSIQMDSPGCQIVGWEKRGSISISAAISRRVKQMEVNDERPKQIIKKSFTDAEDSEVSTTSLKASLICPIGKSRLVTPCRGEHCTHVQCMDVVTVLGLIMHRPTAKCPLCDKPVKMTTIYIDALFQQILTAVPEVVTDVTFAMDGSWSYTGEENNGGQSVGKSLNRSIIDLTATDDEVTPIKKTMLVSYARCQQPSNCHPSKQKDAGVKRRLRAPDLNKGKENVYSKKSLEKRRERNRRNTNKPYSRQDDLFSIRGDDHHGGSRDYNRKYTTKSNERRTNQYFASVKSDESWSNSYKGSYFDTDYAYESCSQHFRGDRDYYTRSVCYDDYDNEFPSYSSRSSFRSTYTAASERLHLRYFPGDRYDNPQCYNEGSYRRRNHNQLPDDLYDYNAYY
- the LOC127871421 gene encoding uncharacterized protein LOC127871421 isoform X4; translated protein: MDSPGCQIVGWEKRGSISISAAISRRVKQMEVNDERPKQIIKKSFTDAEDSEVSTTSLKASLICPIGKSRLVTPCRGEHCTHVQCMDVVTVLGLIMHRPTAKCPLCDKPVKMTTIYIDALFQQILTAVPEVVTDVTFAMDGSWSYTGEENNGGQSVGKSLNRSIIDLTATDDEVTPIKKTMLVSYARCQQPSNCHPSKQKDAGVKRRLRAPDLNKGKENVYSKKSLEKRRERNRRNTNKPYSRQDDLFSIRGDDHHGGSRDYNRKYTTKSNERRTNQYFASVKSDESWSNSYKGSYFDTDYAYESCSQHFRGDRDYYTRSVCYDDYDNEFPSYSSRSSFRSTYTAASERLHLRYFPGDRYDNPQCYNEGSYRRRNHNQLPDDLYDYNAYY